One window of the Acidobacteriota bacterium genome contains the following:
- a CDS encoding nucleotidyl transferase AbiEii/AbiGii toxin family protein, translated as MDLGAEVEMYMGPELERHTFTESTVIWIPPNFIHSPWRPLRIDRFSEGLDFSLLRPNTGFSLARFHSALEEEIRAFGFHLRVETVRKSAKSAVQSAFLKADTRSQLLVIETDARMARTLPPGQVLKIKIEVDTDPPPGFMTTTRYLLQPIPFAVRCYTLPSLFAGKLHALLFRRWKNRVKGRDWYDLVWYAAHHPELNLHHLEQRMRQTGDWKDPASLTPEGFMERIHDAIDRVDPDQARRDVAAGIRPVTEEQG; from the coding sequence ATGGACCTCGGCGCGGAGGTGGAGATGTACATGGGGCCGGAGCTGGAGCGGCACACCTTCACGGAATCGACCGTGATCTGGATCCCGCCGAACTTCATCCACTCGCCCTGGAGGCCGCTCCGGATCGACCGGTTTTCCGAGGGCCTCGATTTCTCCCTGCTACGGCCGAATACCGGATTCTCACTGGCGCGGTTCCACTCGGCCCTGGAGGAGGAGATCCGGGCTTTCGGTTTCCATCTCCGGGTGGAGACGGTTCGAAAATCGGCGAAGAGTGCCGTTCAATCGGCCTTTCTCAAGGCCGATACCCGGAGCCAGCTTCTGGTGATCGAGACCGACGCGCGTATGGCCCGCACCCTCCCGCCGGGGCAGGTGCTGAAGATCAAGATCGAGGTGGACACCGATCCGCCTCCTGGCTTTATGACCACCACCCGGTATCTCCTGCAGCCGATTCCCTTCGCCGTCCGCTGTTATACGCTCCCCAGCCTGTTTGCCGGAAAGTTGCATGCGCTACTTTTCCGGAGATGGAAAAATCGGGTCAAGGGGCGGGATTGGTACGACCTGGTCTGGTATGCCGCCCACCATCCGGAACTGAACCTGCACCACCTGGAGCAGCGGATGCGGCAGACCGGGGATTGGAAGGATCCGGCCTCACTGACCCCGGAGGGGTTCATGGAACGGATACACGATGCCATCGATCGGGTGGACCCGGACCAGGCCCGGCGGGATGTGGCGGCCGGAATCAGACCCGTGACGGAAGAGCAGGGATAA